The Leptospira sp. WS39.C2 genome contains a region encoding:
- a CDS encoding class I SAM-dependent methyltransferase, producing the protein MDPADFLRKECPLQGGCDWKPLYLSTGNYPGLSIHECQSCKLQSLYPRQNQKELYTKEYYQGKADYNYIDEREQKPFFREVWKARIQNIKRYKKTGNFLDIGSSFGGFLEVAKEAGFFVQGVEISEYASSYANENNLPTVNGSLYDAKFPTQSFDVITLVEVIEHIENPKLFFQELTRILKPGGLLLLQTANFEGWQAKKEASHYHYYMPGHVYYYGDTLLKKILTEHGFGSFVSYFGVDFPLVAKLKKVKGSFQTWKDYFKWIRISYYHFTSKWKRKGFPLTSSYVLYAFKK; encoded by the coding sequence ATGGACCCCGCGGATTTCTTACGAAAGGAATGCCCTCTCCAAGGTGGTTGTGACTGGAAACCATTGTATCTTTCTACGGGAAATTATCCTGGGTTATCAATTCACGAATGCCAAAGTTGTAAACTCCAATCCCTATATCCAAGACAAAACCAAAAAGAACTTTATACAAAAGAATATTACCAAGGAAAAGCAGATTACAATTACATTGATGAAAGAGAACAAAAACCCTTTTTTAGAGAAGTATGGAAAGCGCGGATCCAAAATATCAAACGATATAAAAAAACTGGGAATTTTTTAGATATAGGTTCTTCTTTTGGAGGATTTTTAGAAGTAGCAAAGGAAGCAGGTTTTTTTGTCCAAGGAGTTGAAATTTCGGAATATGCATCAAGTTATGCGAACGAAAACAATTTACCAACAGTTAATGGAAGTCTTTATGACGCAAAATTTCCAACTCAAAGTTTTGATGTAATCACCCTTGTGGAAGTCATCGAACACATTGAAAACCCAAAACTATTTTTCCAGGAACTCACAAGGATCTTAAAACCAGGTGGGTTACTTTTGCTACAAACTGCCAATTTTGAAGGTTGGCAAGCAAAAAAAGAAGCCAGCCATTACCACTACTATATGCCTGGTCATGTGTATTATTATGGAGATACCCTGCTAAAAAAAATATTGACTGAACATGGATTTGGAAGTTTCGTATCTTACTTTGGTGTAGATTTTCCATTGGTGGCAAAATTAAAAAAAGTGAAAGGATCATTCCAAACTTGGAAAGATTACTTCAAATGGATTCGTATTTCTTATTACCATTTTACATCCAAATGGAAACGAAAAGGATTCCCACTCACATCAAGTTACGTTTTGTACGCATTTAAAAAATAA
- a CDS encoding class I SAM-dependent methyltransferase, with protein sequence MKNVWDKHYERPKSKLFFPDENLVRLLSKIETPNQFALDFGCGSGRHSILLQNLGYQVTACDNAKTTIDLLEKENPSIRYLYTQGNPLPFGPNEFGVIVSWGVFHYNKREDAKELLNSLYKSLTPGGYFLGSIRAEGDTHLGLNQGKMNLQDLSGGYAETYSLSELKDFLSLFQKTSIGYSERTPLGKLEERICHWFFLAQK encoded by the coding sequence ATGAAAAACGTTTGGGATAAACATTATGAAAGACCAAAGTCAAAACTTTTCTTTCCTGATGAAAATTTAGTTCGTTTACTATCCAAAATTGAAACTCCAAACCAATTCGCTCTCGATTTTGGATGTGGTTCTGGTCGTCATAGTATTTTGTTACAAAACTTAGGTTATCAAGTAACTGCTTGCGATAATGCCAAAACAACTATCGATCTCTTAGAAAAAGAAAACCCTTCCATACGTTATTTGTATACCCAAGGCAATCCACTCCCTTTTGGACCAAATGAATTTGGTGTGATTGTGAGTTGGGGTGTTTTTCATTATAACAAAAGAGAAGATGCGAAAGAATTACTCAATTCACTTTATAAATCTTTAACACCAGGCGGGTATTTCCTAGGTTCCATACGTGCGGAAGGTGATACCCATTTGGGACTAAACCAAGGAAAAATGAACTTACAAGACCTTAGCGGTGGTTATGCGGAAACCTACTCTCTTTCTGAATTAAAAGATTTCCTTTCCTTGTTCCAAAAAACCTCCATCGGCTATTCAGAGAGAACTCCCCTCGGCAAATTAGAGGAACGTATTTGCCATTGGTTTTTTTTAGCACAAAAATAA
- a CDS encoding acetyl-CoA carboxylase biotin carboxylase subunit family protein: protein MKQLNGSYLSIGAGENQIPLIRAAKARGLKVIAVDTNPMAPGLNECDIKILESTHEYRKILHAMSKVPLPYKLLGVGSRSYGKAVYTVSYLAEKLKLRGNPRESTNLFLDKEKFKQTISRYGIPVPSSIQSQNNSKTKDKKLDLKFPIIAKPKDGSGKKGISVLETEIEFKKFTKSKSNDNFLLETFTPGDEVTVLGFVINKRFYIVSLTDKITTGKPNFIEVAHIAPSAHLSMAGELKMICQSIVTASKLKAGPFVAEFKITKNNECILIEATPEVGGEFLADQLLPAHYGYDYFKDLLSVTIGEKTRPQFLKQSKKGINFSSIIFRIASTKQKKMTDQEPFFPNPFETIFFTKQLIPNGTSIEPLEGNHRRTFVMGLSTKQAISANDWYKSILERMDT, encoded by the coding sequence ATGAAACAATTGAATGGTAGTTATCTCTCCATCGGTGCGGGAGAGAACCAAATCCCCCTGATTCGGGCAGCGAAAGCTAGGGGACTTAAAGTCATTGCCGTGGATACAAATCCCATGGCCCCGGGCTTAAATGAGTGTGATATTAAAATATTAGAATCCACTCATGAATACCGAAAAATTTTACATGCCATGAGTAAGGTCCCCCTGCCCTATAAATTATTGGGTGTGGGTTCTAGGTCTTATGGAAAAGCAGTATATACAGTTTCCTATTTAGCAGAAAAATTAAAGTTACGCGGAAACCCCCGCGAAAGTACAAATTTATTTTTAGACAAAGAGAAATTCAAACAAACCATCTCCAGATATGGGATTCCAGTTCCATCTTCGATCCAATCTCAAAATAATTCTAAAACCAAAGACAAAAAATTGGATTTAAAATTTCCAATCATTGCAAAACCCAAAGATGGTTCTGGGAAAAAAGGAATTTCTGTTTTGGAAACAGAAATTGAATTTAAGAAATTTACAAAATCTAAATCAAACGATAATTTTTTATTGGAAACCTTTACACCGGGAGATGAGGTGACTGTCCTTGGATTTGTCATCAATAAACGATTTTATATCGTCTCTTTAACTGATAAAATCACAACAGGTAAACCAAATTTTATTGAAGTCGCGCATATTGCCCCATCTGCACATCTCAGTATGGCAGGTGAACTCAAAATGATTTGCCAGAGCATCGTTACTGCTTCCAAATTAAAAGCAGGTCCTTTTGTCGCGGAATTCAAAATTACAAAAAATAATGAATGTATCCTGATTGAAGCAACACCGGAAGTTGGAGGTGAATTTTTGGCAGACCAACTTTTGCCTGCACATTACGGGTATGATTATTTTAAAGATTTATTATCTGTGACAATTGGTGAAAAAACAAGACCTCAATTTTTAAAACAATCAAAAAAGGGGATCAATTTTTCGAGTATCATATTCAGAATCGCATCCACCAAACAAAAAAAAATGACGGATCAGGAACCATTTTTTCCCAACCCCTTTGAAACCATATTTTTCACAAAACAATTGATTCCCAATGGAACAAGTATAGAACCTCTGGAAGGAAATCACAGGCGAACCTTTGTTATGGGATTGTCAACAAAACAGGCAATTAGTGCAAATGATTGGTACAAATCCATTTTGGAACGAATGGACACATGA
- a CDS encoding RNA recognition motif domain-containing protein: MKLSIGNLPQTLSDDALEKLLSAHGKVTHLQIKRDKLTKVSLGYGTAEMADADAEKAIANLNGKELEGKKIVVVNQEELTKAQNEAQKKKGSPALAKPTFGRNQTSGGGNTGVQRRGGSRGS; encoded by the coding sequence ATGAAGTTATCTATCGGAAACCTCCCACAAACTCTTTCTGACGATGCACTTGAGAAACTTCTTTCCGCCCATGGAAAGGTGACCCACCTGCAAATCAAACGAGACAAACTCACAAAAGTATCGCTTGGGTATGGGACTGCGGAAATGGCAGATGCCGATGCGGAAAAAGCCATCGCAAACCTGAATGGAAAGGAATTGGAAGGGAAAAAAATTGTCGTGGTCAACCAAGAAGAATTGACCAAAGCACAAAACGAAGCCCAAAAGAAAAAAGGAAGTCCTGCTTTAGCAAAACCAACCTTTGGTAGAAACCAGACCTCAGGTGGTGGTAATACAGGAGTCCAACGCAGAGGCGGTTCTCGCGGGTCGTAA
- a CDS encoding flagellar hook-basal body protein — translation MLRGLYTGANGMISQQVRMDVIANNLANVDKTAFKKDTTVFKTFPEMLLHRYSEDGIGKTPMGSFDTSPVVGKLGFGAEVNEVYTRFEQGAVKKTDNIFDLMVQDQPGMEKPAFFSVLTNKGERLTRSGSFVLDKNGFVVTPQGFPLLGEKGPIQVNQGNFLVKENGEIYINAKLGTAPKDGTNFSENRFEEPVLLDKLKIRTVENPRHLDKEGDSFYSDTPESGEPTAFPELLAPQVLQGYLEASNVSVVTEMVDMIEVNRAYEANSKTMQTQDNLLGRLFEVMR, via the coding sequence ATGTTACGAGGATTGTATACAGGTGCAAATGGGATGATTTCCCAACAAGTGCGTATGGATGTGATTGCCAATAATTTGGCCAATGTGGATAAAACTGCCTTTAAAAAAGATACCACTGTCTTCAAAACCTTTCCCGAAATGTTATTACATCGTTATTCTGAAGATGGGATTGGGAAAACTCCCATGGGTTCCTTTGATACCTCTCCTGTTGTCGGCAAACTGGGGTTTGGTGCGGAAGTGAACGAGGTGTACACTCGCTTTGAACAAGGGGCAGTGAAAAAAACAGACAATATTTTTGATCTTATGGTCCAAGACCAACCAGGAATGGAAAAACCTGCCTTTTTTTCAGTCCTCACCAATAAGGGAGAACGACTCACTCGGAGTGGGAGTTTTGTCCTCGATAAAAATGGATTTGTGGTGACCCCACAAGGATTTCCTCTGCTCGGAGAAAAAGGTCCCATCCAAGTGAACCAAGGGAATTTCCTAGTGAAGGAAAATGGCGAAATTTATATCAATGCGAAACTCGGCACTGCTCCAAAAGACGGAACTAATTTTAGCGAAAATCGTTTCGAAGAACCTGTGTTACTCGACAAATTGAAAATCCGCACGGTAGAAAACCCGCGTCACCTCGACAAAGAAGGGGATTCTTTTTATTCAGACACTCCAGAATCAGGCGAACCGACAGCGTTTCCAGAACTCCTGGCCCCACAAGTGTTACAAGGTTATTTGGAAGCATCTAACGTATCGGTAGTGACGGAGATGGTGGATATGATTGAAGTGAACCGTGCTTACGAAGCCAATTCGAAAACCATGCAAACCCAAGACAATTTACTGGGTCGCTTATTTGAAGTAATGCGGTAA
- a CDS encoding SDR family NAD(P)-dependent oxidoreductase, which produces MESNLIGKNAIVTGGALGIGKETSLLLAKKGANVIVSDIKEEEGNLVVKEIQNFGGSATYVHCDVSLEEDIIQLTNHFINQNKRLDIMINNAGIANKPTFMHKVTTEVWNKLILLDLTSVFWCQKYATKLMLSDKKGGSIVNIASIAGLGASPSLGPYCVAKAGVIELTTTAALEVAKAGVRINAVCPGWTETAILDVAGERGKSAMEKNIPMGRLGKPSEVANLIAFLASDESSFITGSVYKIDGGTRS; this is translated from the coding sequence ATGGAATCTAACTTAATTGGAAAAAATGCCATCGTCACAGGTGGTGCACTTGGAATTGGAAAGGAGACATCGCTCCTACTTGCAAAAAAAGGAGCCAATGTCATTGTCTCTGATATCAAAGAAGAAGAAGGGAATCTTGTCGTAAAAGAAATTCAAAACTTTGGTGGAAGTGCCACTTATGTTCACTGTGACGTTAGTTTAGAAGAAGACATCATCCAACTCACAAATCATTTTATAAACCAAAACAAACGGTTGGACATTATGATCAATAATGCGGGGATCGCAAACAAACCAACTTTTATGCACAAAGTCACAACGGAAGTATGGAATAAACTTATCCTTTTGGACTTAACAAGCGTTTTTTGGTGCCAAAAATATGCCACAAAATTGATGTTATCCGACAAAAAAGGAGGGTCTATCGTAAACATAGCTAGTATCGCAGGCCTAGGTGCTTCCCCGTCTCTTGGTCCATATTGTGTGGCAAAAGCAGGTGTGATCGAACTCACAACAACGGCCGCATTGGAAGTAGCAAAGGCAGGAGTTCGGATCAATGCGGTTTGCCCTGGTTGGACAGAAACTGCTATCCTTGATGTCGCAGGAGAACGAGGGAAATCGGCGATGGAAAAAAACATTCCCATGGGACGACTTGGCAAACCGAGCGAGGTGGCAAACTTGATTGCTTTTTTAGCATCGGATGAATCCAGTTTTATCACAGGATCTGTGTATAAAATTGATGGTGGGACTAGGAGTTAG
- a CDS encoding SH3 domain-containing protein, which translates to MSLNKIAVMIGIFLLCMVSVSKVSLDAKNQIKKQSRVYVTVSALKIRKEPNLEATAIGKLLKGDSFVVFEESETTSEVEGIQAKWGRVFVKGMKGWVFLGFTSPIAPELLTDKEIERITKKYERDVKECERKEEEAMAADPEYQNCSSCGCNLQTSQSVNIDRGCTPYKIKEIAELAKKNGSTLNVPDREIFEAYGDEYCLNASKEYGGDCYGMKLNLYKSFKDLD; encoded by the coding sequence ATGAGTCTTAACAAAATCGCAGTGATGATTGGTATCTTTTTACTTTGTATGGTTTCAGTTTCGAAAGTCAGTTTGGATGCAAAAAACCAAATTAAAAAACAATCTCGGGTGTATGTGACAGTTTCTGCTTTAAAGATACGAAAGGAGCCGAATTTAGAAGCCACTGCAATTGGCAAATTACTCAAAGGAGATAGTTTTGTTGTTTTCGAGGAAAGTGAAACCACTTCTGAAGTGGAAGGCATCCAAGCAAAATGGGGTCGGGTTTTTGTAAAAGGAATGAAAGGGTGGGTTTTTCTCGGATTCACTAGTCCAATCGCACCTGAATTATTGACAGACAAAGAGATCGAACGCATTACAAAAAAATATGAACGTGATGTGAAGGAATGTGAAAGAAAAGAGGAAGAAGCAATGGCAGCTGATCCTGAATACCAAAATTGTTCCTCTTGTGGTTGTAATTTACAAACGTCTCAATCGGTAAACATTGATCGTGGTTGCACCCCTTATAAAATTAAAGAAATTGCAGAACTCGCCAAAAAAAATGGATCTACTTTAAATGTTCCAGATAGGGAAATATTCGAGGCTTACGGTGACGAATATTGTTTAAATGCATCGAAAGAGTATGGTGGTGATTGTTATGGTATGAAACTCAATTTATACAAAAGTTTTAAAGATCTAGATTGA